A window of Chloroflexota bacterium genomic DNA:
GATCGCGCGGCCTGCTCTTCTACCGGCTCCTCGCGCAGGCCGTGACCGCCAGGCCGCGGTCCTATCGCTCCCTGGTGGTCGGTCATCCGTCGCGCCGGCTGAAGATGCCCGACCCACCCTTCGAGCGACGAGTCACGAGCGACAGCCCGACGGCGGTGCGCGGCGATCGCCCCTGGCGCCGGGATCTTGCCCTGAGCTGAGGTTCTACTGTACCGAGATGGAGGACCAACTACCCGTAAAGGCTCGGCTCTAGCCCTCTCGCCCCCACCAGAAGCACCTTCCGCGGGTGGGGCCGCCGACCCCATATAGCGTCATTCGCGAGTATTGGCGAGCGGCAAGACGACCACCCTCATCGCCCGCATCGTCTGGCTCATCGCCCAGGGCGTGGATCCCTCGGTCATCGCGGCGATCACATTCAACCGGCGGGCGGCCGAAGAACTCGAGGTCCGCCTCCGACCGGCGCTCGAACCGCTCGGCACCGCCGCAGCGATCCGCGTGCGAACGTTCCACGCCCTGGGGCGCGAGATCCTCGCCTCGGTCGGCGAGACCGTCGAGCCGCTGGTCGATCGAACCGAGGTCCTCCGGCGGGTGGTACCCGACGCCGGCCCGGTCGGCTGGCGCCGTCTCGACGATGCGTTCTCGCGCCTCAAGCTCGACCTCCAGGTGACCGCCGACGACATCCGGGC
This region includes:
- a CDS encoding UvrD-helicase domain-containing protein, translated to MASGKTTTLIARIVWLIAQGVDPSVIAAITFNRRAAEELEVRLRPALEPLGTAAAIRVRTFHALGREILASVGETVEPLVDRTEVLRRVVPDAGPVGWRRLDDAFSRLKLDLQVTADDIRADPEPGPVGRIFVACEDALAACGGLDFDDLVARALRRLRSDPIALQRWHATCAHLLVDEVQDVDRSQLELALLLAAPENRVFLVGDDDQSIYGWRLADVRRVLGLAAALPGLQR